CTGTCCTCGCACGTGCGCAACATGAACACCTTTTGCAGCAGCTGCATGGATTCCTTCACGGCCCATGCGCTCGGAAACGGCCCGAAGTACTGGTTCTTCTTGTCCAGCGCGCCGCGATAATAGGCCATGCGCGGATAATCGCCGCTCGTCAGCTTCAGGTACGGATACGATTTATCGTCGCGGAACAGGATGTTGTAGCGCGGCTTGAGACTCTTGATCAGGTTGTTTTCCAGGATCAGGGCCTCGGCCTCGCTGTGCGTCACCGTCGTTTCCAGGCGCGCGATCTGCGACACCATCATCGCGATGCGCGGGCTCGACAACGTCTTCTGGAAATAGCTGGACACGCGCTTCTTGAGGTTGCGCGCCTTGCCGACGTACAGGACCCTGTCCTCGGCGTCGAAATAGCGATACACGCCCGGCAGGTCGGGCAGCTTGGCCACCGTCGCCAGGACTTGTTCGCGCGCCTCTTCGCTGGGGCGCACGGGGGATTCCGCATCCTTCGTCATCGTCGCGATCAATTCCTCTTTCATGGCTTGCCACGCATCCGGACGGGCGCGCGGTGCTCTTACCGGGGCCGGCTGCGGCTTGCGCCGCGGGACCTTTGGCCGCGCGGGTACTACGACTTCGTCTTTCACTTCCACCGCACCTGCTATGCAGCGGACGCTCCTTCGGGGGCCTGGGTGACGATGACGAACGCGACGCCGTAATCGGCTTCGTCGCTGATCGTCACCTGGGCCGTGAGCCGGTGCGTCCGCATGAATTCTTCGAGCGCCCCGCTGCATACGATGACCGGCCTGCCGCTCGGGGCGTTGAGCATCTGGGCCGAGCGCCACGTCATGGGCATGCGCATGCCCATGCCGATGGCTTTCGAGAACGCCTCCTTGGCCGAGAACCGCGTGGCCAGGAAGCGCAGCCCCCGCACCTCGTTCTTGGCGCGGCGGGCGTGGTATTTGACGAGTTCCTCGGGGCCGAGGATTTTTTCGGCGAAGCGTTCGCCGCTGCGCTTGAGCGCTGCCTCGACGCGCGAGATCTGGACGATGTCCGTGCCGATCCCGTAGATCATCACTGCCCCGTCTTGGTGGCGTACGAGACGCCCAGGCGCGCGGCGACCATGATCGCCTTCATCTCGCGCACGGCGTTTTCGAAACCCGCGAACAACGCGTGCGCGACGATCGCGTGGCCGATGTTCAGTTCGTGGATCTCCGGGATCGCCGCGATCGGCTGCACGTTCGTGTAATGCAGGCCGTGGCCCGCATTCACGCGCAGGCCGTGCTGCACGCCGGCGCGCACGCCCTGCTTGACGCGTGCCAGCTCGCGGGCCAGTTCTTCCGGGCTTTCCGCCTCGGCGTAGCGGCCCGTGTGCAGTTCGATGACGGGCGCACCGACGGCCGCCGCGGCCGCGATCTGCTGCTCGTCCGCGTCGATGAACAGCGACACGCGGATGCCCTCGCCTTTCAATTGACGGATCGCGGCCTCCACTTCCTTCTGGTAGCGGATCACGTCCAGGCCGCCTTCCGTCGTCACTTCTTCGCGGCGCTCGGGCACGAGGCACACGTCCTGCGGCTTCACCTTGCACGCGAAGTCGATCATCTCCTGCGTGACGGCCGCTTCCAGGTTCATGCGCGTCGCCAGCTGCGGGCGGATGGCGAGGACGTCGGCGTCCTTGATGTGGCGGCGGTCTTCGCGCAGGTGCAGGGTGATCACGTCGGCGCCCGCCTGCTCGGCCAGCAGCGCGGCGCGCAGCGGGTCGGGATAGACGGTGCCGCGCGCATTGCGGACGGTGGCGATGTGGTCGATGTTCACGCCCAGGTCGATCACCTGGCCGGCGGGTTGCAGGAAGCTCATGGTCGTAGTCTTTATTCTTAAAGCTGCATCAGGTCGATCAAAATCTGGCGCGTGTTCAGCGGCGCGCCTCCCAGGTGATAGGCCAGCAGGAAGCGCATCAGCTGCTTGCTCTGCGCCTGCGTCTGCGGGTCGGCATACTGTTCGCGCTCCATGTCGATCAGCGTACGTCCCGACACGACCGGCCACGATTCCACGGCCGCCGCGGTGCGCGCGCCGCGCTCCGGATCGACGACGTACAGGCCGTCCGGCTCGACGGGCGCGCGCGTCGTCGTGCAGCGCGTGAGGTCGGCGGCGACGCCGGTCTCTTTAAGTAAGGCCCGTTCGAATTTTCGCAAGGCGATCGGCGCCGGTTCGCCGTGCGCCAGTTCGTTCAGGGTCGACACGTAGTGGTTGAACAGCGCGGGATGCGCATCGTCGCGCGCCAGCAGTTTCACCAACAATTCATTGAGATAAAAGCCGCACAGCAGCGCCGTCTTTTCGATCGGCAGCATGCCGCCGACCCATTCGGCGTCGATCAAGGTGCGCAGTTCCGACTTGCCGGAAAACGAGACGGACAGCGGTTGAAACGTCTGCAGCACGCCCCGCAGTTTCGAATGCGGCCGCTTCGCGCCCTTCGCGACGACGCCGATGCGGCCGTGGTCGCGCGTAAACATGTCGACGATAAGGCTCGTTTCCTTGTACGGATAGCTGTGCAGCACGAAGGCGGGCTGGCCGGCAATCCGGTGGCCGGTCACGCGGCCTTCGCGCGCGGGCGCGCGGCGCTTCGCACTGGCCGGTGCCGCATGCGGGGCATGCGGCACGGTTGCATGCGCGTCGTTATCGTTGTCGATGTGTTCGTCGTCGCGGC
This genomic stretch from Massilia putida harbors:
- the acpS gene encoding holo-ACP synthase, which translates into the protein MIYGIGTDIVQISRVEAALKRSGERFAEKILGPEELVKYHARRAKNEVRGLRFLATRFSAKEAFSKAIGMGMRMPMTWRSAQMLNAPSGRPVIVCSGALEEFMRTHRLTAQVTISDEADYGVAFVIVTQAPEGASAA
- the recO gene encoding DNA repair protein RecO, with the protein product MPSRDDEHIDNDNDAHATVPHAPHAAPASAKRRAPAREGRVTGHRIAGQPAFVLHSYPYKETSLIVDMFTRDHGRIGVVAKGAKRPHSKLRGVLQTFQPLSVSFSGKSELRTLIDAEWVGGMLPIEKTALLCGFYLNELLVKLLARDDAHPALFNHYVSTLNELAHGEPAPIALRKFERALLKETGVAADLTRCTTTRAPVEPDGLYVVDPERGARTAAAVESWPVVSGRTLIDMEREQYADPQTQAQSKQLMRFLLAYHLGGAPLNTRQILIDLMQL
- the pdxJ gene encoding pyridoxine 5'-phosphate synthase, which encodes MSFLQPAGQVIDLGVNIDHIATVRNARGTVYPDPLRAALLAEQAGADVITLHLREDRRHIKDADVLAIRPQLATRMNLEAAVTQEMIDFACKVKPQDVCLVPERREEVTTEGGLDVIRYQKEVEAAIRQLKGEGIRVSLFIDADEQQIAAAAAVGAPVIELHTGRYAEAESPEELARELARVKQGVRAGVQHGLRVNAGHGLHYTNVQPIAAIPEIHELNIGHAIVAHALFAGFENAVREMKAIMVAARLGVSYATKTGQ